In Bacteriovorax stolpii, a single genomic region encodes these proteins:
- a CDS encoding 1-acyl-sn-glycerol-3-phosphate acyltransferase: MDFSKLGNFAKLGGLIGGIPSFFDNFKEMEEIVLNYPKLKDRIANKEEDREKAIKNLKEIRAELSLPFLRTFEKFLDASLSQLYDGINFNDSGNNLKELSLKNNIVLVPNHQSHADYVAINYIYFKKYQSPLFVAGGNNLNIFPIGPLFRRSGCFFIRRTFANDILYKLTLEAYLHYMLVKGNPIEFFFEGGRSRTGKLLPPRYGLYQMLIEAHNSIPEKDRMPLKFIPVSIVHEYVPEQKSLVRELEGGKKKKESAGQVFGLVRLFSYQFGNVHINVGHPVDMPPVDLDNLKTQTQKLAFECFLEVGKNMRVTPTSLLAMILLDEPTGALKWEEILSKARHIVAYCQKFNVPITDSITPENLEKSLERSIDILIGNKKVEAIGNPNGNHVFYSIKDDSRKEILYFKNTVLHHFLVPWIVNMGWVNLFSGHITNVDDLKKFFISQRKQLMHEFYLPTVKEFLNSTLEIVSDAVGREVKTLEECMELSHKELYQILQKVSLFSRACNYLMEAYYVCGLTLTALSKEYKEGFKMETFLKKYKEVFESERKLKRIIKYAESYSVPLSKSSLQYFVHTGIVASNSGYYAVTDSQKLADVLTKVESDLSSQLSINLLN, encoded by the coding sequence ATGGATTTTTCTAAGCTTGGAAACTTCGCCAAACTTGGCGGTCTCATTGGTGGGATCCCGAGTTTCTTTGATAACTTCAAAGAGATGGAAGAAATTGTTTTAAATTATCCCAAGCTTAAAGACAGGATTGCTAACAAGGAAGAAGACCGCGAAAAAGCGATCAAAAACTTAAAAGAAATCAGAGCGGAGCTTTCGCTTCCATTCTTGAGAACTTTTGAGAAATTCCTCGATGCCTCTTTGTCGCAATTATATGACGGGATCAATTTCAACGATAGCGGCAACAACTTAAAAGAGTTGTCGCTGAAAAATAACATCGTTTTAGTTCCCAACCACCAGTCACACGCCGACTACGTGGCCATTAACTATATTTATTTCAAAAAATACCAGTCCCCACTTTTTGTGGCGGGTGGAAACAACCTGAATATTTTTCCGATCGGGCCCTTGTTTCGTCGTTCAGGATGTTTTTTCATCAGAAGAACATTCGCCAATGACATCCTTTATAAGTTAACTCTTGAAGCCTATCTTCACTACATGCTGGTGAAGGGAAATCCGATTGAGTTTTTCTTTGAAGGAGGAAGATCGCGCACTGGAAAGCTTCTGCCGCCAAGATACGGTCTGTATCAAATGCTGATTGAAGCCCACAATTCCATCCCGGAAAAAGACAGGATGCCACTAAAGTTTATCCCGGTGTCGATTGTTCACGAATACGTTCCTGAGCAAAAGTCCCTGGTGCGCGAACTGGAAGGCGGAAAAAAGAAAAAAGAAAGTGCCGGCCAGGTTTTTGGTCTAGTTAGACTTTTTTCATACCAGTTCGGTAACGTGCACATCAATGTCGGTCACCCGGTAGATATGCCACCTGTCGACCTGGACAATCTTAAAACCCAGACTCAAAAGCTTGCTTTCGAATGTTTCTTAGAGGTAGGGAAAAATATGCGTGTGACTCCGACGTCACTTCTGGCGATGATTCTTTTAGATGAGCCGACCGGAGCGCTTAAGTGGGAAGAAATTCTCTCTAAGGCCCGCCACATCGTCGCTTATTGCCAGAAATTCAATGTGCCGATTACAGATTCAATCACTCCGGAGAATTTAGAAAAATCACTGGAGAGATCAATTGATATCTTAATTGGAAATAAAAAAGTTGAGGCCATCGGAAACCCGAATGGAAACCACGTTTTCTATTCGATTAAAGATGATTCAAGAAAAGAAATTCTTTATTTCAAAAACACGGTTCTTCACCATTTCTTAGTTCCGTGGATTGTAAACATGGGATGGGTTAACTTATTTTCAGGGCACATCACCAATGTCGATGACCTAAAGAAGTTTTTTATCTCGCAGAGAAAACAGCTAATGCACGAGTTTTATCTTCCAACGGTAAAAGAGTTTTTAAACTCAACTCTGGAAATCGTTTCTGATGCTGTCGGAAGAGAAGTCAAAACGCTGGAAGAGTGTATGGAGCTCTCTCACAAGGAGCTTTATCAGATCCTGCAGAAAGTGAGTCTTTTTTCGCGCGCATGTAACTATCTTATGGAAGCTTACTACGTTTGTGGCTTAACTCTGACAGCGCTTTCAAAAGAATATAAAGAAGGATTCAAAATGGAGACCTTCTTAAAGAAATATAAAGAAGTTTTTGAAAGCGAGAGAAAACTTAAGCGCATTATTAAATACGCTGAAAGTTACTCGGTTCCGCTTTCTAAATCGAGTCTGCAGTACTTCGTTCACACTGGCATCGTCGCAAGCAACAGCGGCTACTATGCTGTCACGGACTCCCAGAAACTGGCCGATGTCCTGACAAAAGTGGAGTCGGATTTAAGCTCGCAACTCTCTATCAATCTTTTAAATTAA